In a single window of the Metopolophium dirhodum isolate CAU chromosome 2, ASM1992520v1, whole genome shotgun sequence genome:
- the LOC132938413 gene encoding ribosomal protein S6 kinase beta-2-like, whose protein sequence is MADVVVFDLELQNNEAHPVNGPKNNSDSDDELLEIVEDCYDQEPNIYDYDEKSSDVETLKLSERTVNLTKEKLTPDCFEILKVLGKGGYGKVFQVRKRTGNDTNQVFAMKVLRKATIVRNSKDMAHTKAERNILEAVKHPFIVSLFYAFQTNGKLYLILEYLSGGELFMHLEREGIFLEDTACFYLAEIIIAIQHLHSQGIVYRDLKPENVLLDQDGHLKLTDFGLCKEHVHGVSVTHTFCGTIEYMAPEILTRSGHGKPVDWWSLGALMFDMLTGTPPFSADNRKKTIEKILRGKLIMPPYVSPEAKDLMRKLLKRQVSHRLGSGINQGEDIKNHRFFQKIVWKDIINRSCEAPYKPKLTGADDTTQFDSRFTNQLPVDSPVEDSFMPHDNDEFKFDGFTYIAPSLLDTLGTSTSREHALNAHQHYRPEEMEKQMDDEDIFHKNVMPKKPKLETRIQKSGPTPVIQGGIYDSRRPIDQFQRGPIPQNCNPSSDEPITSTCTMLSATRIDEEMETDKSSSPSLYPNVARSNPVPVDQPRIVQASTTNYREIDQSRLFDACARPFNNHSARKPYRPHVLTTVNSSNFLNQNQDEMMEVASTSSIPAQI, encoded by the exons ATGGCCGATGTCGTAGTTTTCGACTTGGAATTGCAAAACAACGAGGCTCATCCCGTCAACGGGCCGAAGAACAACAGCGATTCCGACGACGAATTACTCGAAATCGTAGAG gaCTGTTATGATCAAGAACCCAACATTTATGATTATGACGAAAa atccAGTGATGTAGAAACATTAAAGTTATCAGAAAGAACTGTAAACCTTACCAAAGAAAAGTTAACTCCAGATTGTTTCGAGATATTGAAAGTATTAGGAAAAGGAGGTTATGGAAAAGTGTTTCAGGTTCGCAAGAGGACTGGTAATGATACGAATCAAGTTTTTGCCATGAAAGTCTTACGTAAGGCCACAATTGTAAGGAATTCCAAGGATATGGCTCATACGAAAGCAGAACGTAATATACTCGAGGCTGTAAAG catCCGTTTATAGTCAGTTTGTTTTATGCATTTCAAACAAATGGAAAACTTTATcttattttggaatatttaagtGGTGGCGAACTTTTCATGCATTTAGAACGAGAAGGAATATTCTTAGAAGACACAGCATG ctTTTATCTGGcagaaattattattgcaatacaGCATTTACACAGTCAAGGCATAGTTTACAG AGATTTAAAAccagaaaatgtattattagacCAAGACGGTCATTTAAAACTGACCGATTTTGGTTTATGTAAAGAACATGTTCATGGGGTCAGCGTGACACATACATTTTGCGGTACTATTGAATACAT GGCACCAGAAATTTTAACTAGAAGTGGTCATGGAAAACCAGTTGATTGGTGGTCACTTGGAGCTCTTATGTTTGACATGTTAACAGGAACT CCCCCTTTTAGTGctgataatagaaaaaaaactattgaaaaaatacTTAGAGGGAAACTTATCATGCCACCTTATGTATCACCTGAAGCTAAAGATCTTATGAGAAAACTACTTAAA aGACAAGTTAGCCATAGACTGGGATCTGGTATAAACCAAGGAGAAGACATAAAAAATCAtcgttttttccaaaaaattgtATGGAAAGACATAATAAACCGTAGTTGTGAAGCTCCATATAAACCAAAATTA actgGTGCAGACGACACAACACAATTTGATTCCAGATTTACCAATCAGCTTCCAGTTGATTCACCTGTAGAAGATTCATTTATGCCACATGATaatgatgaatttaaatttgat ggTTTTACTTATATAGCTCCATCATTATTAGACACTCTTGGCACAAGTACAAGTCGAGAACATGCATTAAATGCACATCAACATTATAGACCAGAAGAAATGGAAAAGCAAATGGACGACGAGGATATTTTCCATAAGAATGTAATGCCAAAGAAACCAAAACTCGAAACGAGAATACAAAAATCAGGACCCACACCTGTGATTCAAGGTGGAATATATGACTCTAGAAGACCCATTGACCAATTTCAAAGAGGG CCTATTCCACAAAATTGTAATCCATCCAGTGATGAACCAATTACATCAACATGTACTATGCTATCTGCTACCAGAATTGATGAAGAAATGGAAACCGATAAGTCATCTTCACCATCACTGTATCCAAATGTAGCGAGGTCCAATCCAGTACCAGTAGATCAACCCCGAATTGTGCAAGCTAGCACCACAAATTACAGAGAAATAGACCAATCAAGGTTGTTTGATGCATGTGCTCGACCATTTAACAATCACTCTGCTAGGAAACCATATAGACCTCATGTGTTGACAACAGTCAACAGTAGTAATTTCCTTAATCAGAATCAAGATGAGATGATGGAAGTTGCTTCCACATCTAGTATACCGgctcaaatttaa
- the LOC132939600 gene encoding uncharacterized protein LOC132939600, with product MMAYIQILAIVLCSCFIQDAFSVVKVRRVTSAAPVDDEAAPQLAGAGGRAAAMPPVRRTTSTKRTVTRTPTAAPAPPPPPPPPPAKYPHLAAVKDMLWNTLEDINRATEYGKLNARAARNTLSNVLSNDVFWSSVIGALRRRVKVTNDGKRAAAHIRTCNALTTAVTSPNAMQGFQDVANEVYGTVSRMQSDVGTDALRLLTEMVDGGEVNRGLDTITSIVKKINFNPRMLVKGFAMLRKTLNLGGLMHMNGGMARGLMSFTSKFSK from the exons ATGATGGCTTACATCCAAATATTGGCGATCGTGCTGTGCTCTTGCTTCATACag GACGCGTTTTCGGTGGTAAAAGTCCGCAGAGTGACATCGGCAGCTCCGGTCGATGACGAGGCGGCCCCGCAGTTGGCGGGCGCTGGTGGCCGGGCGGCTGCGATGCCGCCGGTGAGGCGGACCACGTCGACGAAGCGGACGGTGACCAGGACACCGACTGCGGCCCCAGCACCGcctccgccaccgccgccgccaccagcCAAGTACCCGCACCTCGCCGCCGTGAAGGACATGTTGTGGAACACGTTGGAGGACATCAACCGGGCCACCGAGTACGGCAAGCTAAACGCCAGGGCGGCGAGGAACACGTTGAGTAACGTGCTCAGCAACGATGTGTTCTGGTCGTCAGTGATCGGGGCGCTCAGGAGGCGGGTCAAGGTGACTAACGACGGTAAACGGGCCGCCGCCCATATCCGGACGTGCAACGCTCTCACCACCGCCGTCACCAGCCCGAATGCCATGCAGGGCTTCCAGGATGTGGCCAACGAGGTGTACGGCACCGTGTCCCGCATGCAGTCGGATGTGGGCACGGACGCCCTGCGGCTGTTGACCGAAATGGTCGACGGCGGCGAGGTGAACAGGGGCCTGGACACGATCACTAGCATcgtgaaaaaaatcaatttcaacCCCAGGATGTTGGTCAAGGGATTCGCCATGCTCCGCAAAACGCTCAACCTGGGCGGCCTAATGCACATGAACGGTGGTATGGCCAGGGGCCTCATGTCGTTCACGTCCAAGTTCAGCAAGTAG
- the LOC132938692 gene encoding tRNA (uracil-5-)-methyltransferase homolog B-like, producing MFSPYCNNNLHNIVNIKRPVYLTYSFINHWIQIRKKSSVISNKVEVSSTDILTDETQFRALEKSVTPLCRMPYEKQLVLKQQWTNTVCKELRSRLHNAKTLIRLPKVFPISSSPQINEYRNKDEFNFRPGIDGNPKTLGFFVSNPTKGNIYCVSAMNLINMKQSHKDIAQVFEAFVRKSELPASYDHMDGGFWRGIIVRSNLKGDKMAIVVANPRGYTNEIMLDEQRRFNDYLKSTNIDIQSLYFHPSLHTRSSKDSTFILVDGDKYIYEDLCSFKFRISPDSFFQINTLAAEVLYKELFKLINLTKTSTLLDLCSGTGTVSIIGSQHVQSCVGIESVAQAVNDAKETAKLNNIYNCDFIEGKVEMVLKQVLDELSMSSDLCAVLNPGRAGVHPKVINAIRNNRLINTLAYVSCKADSPITMKNLVELVVNNKKSRPFTLNSIKPVDMFPHTKHCELIFMFKR from the exons atgttttcaccttattgtaataataatttacacaacATTGTAAACATTAAAAGGCCAGTATACCTGACGTACTCGTTTATTAATCATTGGATCCAAATTCGTAAAaag aGTTCAGTTATTAGCAACAAAGTTGAAGTGTCCAGTACGGATATACTTACCGATGAAACCCAATTTCGTGCATTGGAAAAATCTGTGACTCCTTTATGTCGTATGCCGTATGAGAAACAATTGGTTCTGAAACAACAGTGGACAAATACTGTATGCAAAGAACTGCGCAGTCGACTTCACAATGCAAAAACCTTGATTAGACTACCTAAAGTCTTCCCTATTTCTTCATCC CCACAAATCAACGAATACCGTAATAAGGACGAGTTTAATTTTCGACCTGGTATTGATGGTAACCCTAAAACCCTTGGTTTTTTTGTCAGCAATCCAACTAAGGGAAATATCTATTGTGTGTCTGCCATGAATCTAATTAATATGAAGCAATCACATAAAGATATTGCTCAG gtttttGAAGCTTTTGTTAGAAAATCTGAATTGCCCGCTAGTTATGATCATATGGATGGTGGTTTTTGGCGAGGAATCATTGTGCGGAGCAATTTAAAAGGTGACAAAATGGCCATAGTGGTTGCTAATCCTAGAGGTTATACCAATGAAATTATGTTGGATGAGCAACGTAGATTTAATGACTACTTGAAGAGTACTAATATTGATATACAATCTTTATATTTTCATCCTAG TTTGCACACTAGAAGTTCAAAAGATTCAACATTCATTCTTGTTGATggagataaatatatttatgaggATTTATGCAGTTTTAAGTTCAGAATATCTCCAGactcattttttcaaattaacacgTTAGCTGCTGAAGTTTTGTACAAAGAATTGTTCAAATTAATCAATCTAACAAAGACATCTACTCTGCTAGATTTGTGTTCAGGCACtg gTACAGTAAGTATAATAGGCAGTCAACACGTACAATCATGTGTTGGTATTGAATCTGTGGCACAGGCTGTTAATGACGCTAAAGAGACtgcaaaactaaataatatatacaattgtgATTTCATTGAAGGAAAAGTAGAAATG GTATTAAAACAAGTTTTGGATGAATTGAGCATGTCTAGTGATTTGTGTGCTGTATTAAATCCCGGTCGAGCAGGCGTGC ATCCGAAAGTCATAAATGCTATTAGAAATAATAGGTTGATCAACACTCTTGCGTATGTGTCATGTAAAGCAGACAGTCCAATAACTATGAAAAACCTTGTGGAATTAGttgttaacaacaaaaaatctCGCCCTTTTACTTTGAATTCCATAAAACCAGTTGATATGTTTCCTCATACAAAACACTGTGAATTAATTTTCATGTTCAAacgttaa
- the LOC132938693 gene encoding E3 ubiquitin-protein ligase RNF185-like — MATTSNDSDSSRKNTDNRENDNKDEQNNMFECNICLDYAKDAVVSVCGHLFCWPCLHQWLETRSSRQVCPVCKAVISKDKVIPIYGRGNTKQEDPRNKVPPRPAGQRTEPDANTGFPGFNFGDGGFHLSFGIGAFPFGFLTSFNFSDRHGVPVGGQLPQDDHYLSKLFLWIAVIFIIWLLLA, encoded by the exons ATGGCAACCACTAGCAACGATTCGGATTCTTCGCGAAAGAACACAGACAATAGAGAGAATGATAACAAAGATGAACAGAATAACATGTTTGAATGTAACATATGCTTGGACTATGCAAAGGATGCAGTTGTCAGTGTTTGTGGCCATTTATTTTG CTGGCCATGCTTGCATCAATGGTTAGAAACTCGTTCTAGTCGGCAGGTATGCCCTGTATGTAAAGCTGTTATAAGTAAAGATAAAGTAATACCAATTTACGGACGTGGAAATACCAAACAAGAAGATCCcag aAATAAAGTGCCACCTAGACCGGCTGGTCAAAGAACTGAACCTGATGCTAATACT gGTTTTCCTGGTTTTAACTTTGGAGATGGCGGTTTCCATTTGTCATTTGGAATAGGAGCATTTCCATTTGGATTTTTAACATCGTTTAATTTCTCTGATCGTCATGGag ttccAGTTGGTGGTCAATTACCTCAAGACGATCATTACTTATCAAAACTTTTCTTATGGATtgcagtaatatttattatttggctATTGTTGGCGTGA